One segment of Panicum virgatum strain AP13 chromosome 1K, P.virgatum_v5, whole genome shotgun sequence DNA contains the following:
- the LOC120703110 gene encoding uncharacterized protein LOC120703110 isoform X2 → MPDSHPIATPARSRASWLEVVPAGSPPPLAHVEAGQPCEIGGGGGQGHAVVDREGGQDQQPLQAGGSSHQRLRDRAGGEGIRITQEDREEAGRAACQGGGEDVECHCKYPTSKELSIGRVRFKAFGLDGHQINHSRFGPLRQVQLQCQMFCKPVLPSTASFFDPKEIYLAMGKTGSHHFYLTSLTFFTYDCLEYHCTDATTFCKCNPTVALRFMLGRSATNMKHVVLWGTECFVCENIASTVFFTAKM, encoded by the exons ATGCCCGACAGCCACCCCATCGCGACGCCGGCCAGGTCCAGGGCGTCTTGGCTGGAGGTGGTGCCCGCGGGGTCGCCACCCCCGCTGGCACATGTGGAGGCGGGCCAGCCATGTGAAattggaggaggtggaggtcaAGGTCACGCCGTGGTAGACAGAGAAGGTGGCCAAGATCAACAACCGCTTCAAGCAGGAGGAAGTAGTCATCAACGGCTGAGGGACCGAGCAGGTGGGGAAGGCATCcgcattactcaagaagatcgAG AGGAAGCTGGACGAGCAGCGTGCCAAGGCGGTGGAGAAGACGTAGAATGCCATTGCAAG TATCCAACTTCAAAGGAGCTGAGCATCGGTAGGGTCAGGTTCAAGGCGTTCGGCCTCGACGGTCACCAGATCAACCACTCGCGTTTTGGACCCCTGCGCCAAG TGCAGTTGCAATGTCAAATGTTCTGCAAACCTGTCTTGCCTTCTACAGCCTCCTTTTTTGATCCAAAGGAGATATACTTGGCAATGGGGAAGACGGGAAGTCATCACTTTTATCTGACTTCTCTTACATTTTTTACCTATGATTGTTTGGAGTATCATTGTACTGATGCAACAACTTTTTGCAAGTGCAATCCAACAGTGGCTTTGAG gTTTATGCTGGGCCGCTCAGCAACTAACATGAAGCATGTTGTTCTCTGGGGTACAGAGTGTTTTGTTTGCGAGAACATAGCAAGTACGGTTTTTTTTACTGCAAAAATGTAG
- the LOC120703110 gene encoding uncharacterized protein LOC120703110 isoform X3, producing the protein MPDSHPIATPARSRASWLEVVPAGSPPPLAHVEAGQPCEIGGGGGQGHAVVDREGGQDQQPLQAGGSSHQRLRDRAGGEGIRITQEDRVQLQCQMFCKPVLPSTASFFDPKEIYLAMGKTGSHHFYLTSLTFFTYDCLEYHCTDATTFCKCNPTVALRFMLGRSATNMKHVVLWGTECFVCENIASTVFFTAKM; encoded by the exons ATGCCCGACAGCCACCCCATCGCGACGCCGGCCAGGTCCAGGGCGTCTTGGCTGGAGGTGGTGCCCGCGGGGTCGCCACCCCCGCTGGCACATGTGGAGGCGGGCCAGCCATGTGAAattggaggaggtggaggtcaAGGTCACGCCGTGGTAGACAGAGAAGGTGGCCAAGATCAACAACCGCTTCAAGCAGGAGGAAGTAGTCATCAACGGCTGAGGGACCGAGCAGGTGGGGAAGGCATCcgcattactcaagaagatcgAG TGCAGTTGCAATGTCAAATGTTCTGCAAACCTGTCTTGCCTTCTACAGCCTCCTTTTTTGATCCAAAGGAGATATACTTGGCAATGGGGAAGACGGGAAGTCATCACTTTTATCTGACTTCTCTTACATTTTTTACCTATGATTGTTTGGAGTATCATTGTACTGATGCAACAACTTTTTGCAAGTGCAATCCAACAGTGGCTTTGAG gTTTATGCTGGGCCGCTCAGCAACTAACATGAAGCATGTTGTTCTCTGGGGTACAGAGTGTTTTGTTTGCGAGAACATAGCAAGTACGGTTTTTTTTACTGCAAAAATGTAG
- the LOC120703110 gene encoding uncharacterized protein LOC120703110 isoform X1, which produces MPDSHPIATPARSRASWLEVVPAGSPPPLAHVEAGQPCEIGGGGGQGHAVVDREGGQDQQPLQAGGSSHQRLRDRAGGEGIRITQEDREEAGRAACQGGGEDVECHCKVMPPKICAGRRVPLALRPPSALGASCLDLNRASPHLQYPTSKELSIGRVRFKAFGLDGHQINHSRFGPLRQVQLQCQMFCKPVLPSTASFFDPKEIYLAMGKTGSHHFYLTSLTFFTYDCLEYHCTDATTFCKCNPTVALRFMLGRSATNMKHVVLWGTECFVCENIASTVFFTAKM; this is translated from the exons ATGCCCGACAGCCACCCCATCGCGACGCCGGCCAGGTCCAGGGCGTCTTGGCTGGAGGTGGTGCCCGCGGGGTCGCCACCCCCGCTGGCACATGTGGAGGCGGGCCAGCCATGTGAAattggaggaggtggaggtcaAGGTCACGCCGTGGTAGACAGAGAAGGTGGCCAAGATCAACAACCGCTTCAAGCAGGAGGAAGTAGTCATCAACGGCTGAGGGACCGAGCAGGTGGGGAAGGCATCcgcattactcaagaagatcgAG AGGAAGCTGGACGAGCAGCGTGCCAAGGCGGTGGAGAAGACGTAGAATGCCATTGCAAGGTGATGCCACCGAAGATCTGTGCCGGGAGGCGCGTCCCCCTCGCTCTCCGGCCTCCGAGTGCGTTGGGCGCCTCCTGCCTCGATCTAAACCGTGCCTCCCCGCATCTGCAGTATCCAACTTCAAAGGAGCTGAGCATCGGTAGGGTCAGGTTCAAGGCGTTCGGCCTCGACGGTCACCAGATCAACCACTCGCGTTTTGGACCCCTGCGCCAAG TGCAGTTGCAATGTCAAATGTTCTGCAAACCTGTCTTGCCTTCTACAGCCTCCTTTTTTGATCCAAAGGAGATATACTTGGCAATGGGGAAGACGGGAAGTCATCACTTTTATCTGACTTCTCTTACATTTTTTACCTATGATTGTTTGGAGTATCATTGTACTGATGCAACAACTTTTTGCAAGTGCAATCCAACAGTGGCTTTGAG gTTTATGCTGGGCCGCTCAGCAACTAACATGAAGCATGTTGTTCTCTGGGGTACAGAGTGTTTTGTTTGCGAGAACATAGCAAGTACGGTTTTTTTTACTGCAAAAATGTAG
- the LOC120703110 gene encoding uncharacterized protein LOC120703110 isoform X5, which yields MPDSHPIATPARSRASWLEVVPAGSPPPLAHVEAGQPCEIGGGGGQGHAVVDREGGQDQQPLQAGGSSHQRLRDRAGGEGIRITQEDREEAGRAACQGGGEDVECHCKYPTSKELSIGRVRFKAFGLDGHQINHSRFGPLRQGLCWAAQQLT from the exons ATGCCCGACAGCCACCCCATCGCGACGCCGGCCAGGTCCAGGGCGTCTTGGCTGGAGGTGGTGCCCGCGGGGTCGCCACCCCCGCTGGCACATGTGGAGGCGGGCCAGCCATGTGAAattggaggaggtggaggtcaAGGTCACGCCGTGGTAGACAGAGAAGGTGGCCAAGATCAACAACCGCTTCAAGCAGGAGGAAGTAGTCATCAACGGCTGAGGGACCGAGCAGGTGGGGAAGGCATCcgcattactcaagaagatcgAG AGGAAGCTGGACGAGCAGCGTGCCAAGGCGGTGGAGAAGACGTAGAATGCCATTGCAAG TATCCAACTTCAAAGGAGCTGAGCATCGGTAGGGTCAGGTTCAAGGCGTTCGGCCTCGACGGTCACCAGATCAACCACTCGCGTTTTGGACCCCTGCGCCAAG gTTTATGCTGGGCCGCTCAGCAACTAACATGA
- the LOC120703110 gene encoding uncharacterized protein LOC120703110 isoform X4: MPDSHPIATPARSRASWLEVVPAGSPPPLAHVEAGQPCEIGGGGGQGHAVVDREGGQDQQPLQAGGSSHQRLRDRAGGEGIRITQEDREEAGRAACQGGGEDVECHCKVMPPKICAGRRVPLALRPPSALGASCLDLNRASPHLQYPTSKELSIGRVRFKAFGLDGHQINHSRFGPLRQGLCWAAQQLT, encoded by the exons ATGCCCGACAGCCACCCCATCGCGACGCCGGCCAGGTCCAGGGCGTCTTGGCTGGAGGTGGTGCCCGCGGGGTCGCCACCCCCGCTGGCACATGTGGAGGCGGGCCAGCCATGTGAAattggaggaggtggaggtcaAGGTCACGCCGTGGTAGACAGAGAAGGTGGCCAAGATCAACAACCGCTTCAAGCAGGAGGAAGTAGTCATCAACGGCTGAGGGACCGAGCAGGTGGGGAAGGCATCcgcattactcaagaagatcgAG AGGAAGCTGGACGAGCAGCGTGCCAAGGCGGTGGAGAAGACGTAGAATGCCATTGCAAGGTGATGCCACCGAAGATCTGTGCCGGGAGGCGCGTCCCCCTCGCTCTCCGGCCTCCGAGTGCGTTGGGCGCCTCCTGCCTCGATCTAAACCGTGCCTCCCCGCATCTGCAGTATCCAACTTCAAAGGAGCTGAGCATCGGTAGGGTCAGGTTCAAGGCGTTCGGCCTCGACGGTCACCAGATCAACCACTCGCGTTTTGGACCCCTGCGCCAAG gTTTATGCTGGGCCGCTCAGCAACTAACATGA